The nucleotide sequence taaccgctttaactcacaagggaaagaaattcaattgggcgaccgaacaagaatccgcttttcaaatcttgaaaacaaagctaaccaccgctcctatcttgtcacttcccgaaggcaatgatgactttgttgtatattgcgatgcctcgaaacatggttttgggtgtgtattgatgcaacgaacgaaagtcattgcttatgcttctcgacaactcaaaattcatgaacgaaactacacgacacatgatctcgaactcggagccgttgtctttgcacttaaaatgtggagacactatctttatggaaccaagagtactatcttcaccgatcacaaaagccttcaacacatcttcgatcaaaagcaactaaacatgagacgacgacggtggattgaaactttgaacgattacgattgcgagcttcgttaccatcccgggaaggcaaacgtagtagccgatgccttaagtcgaaaagaaagagcggtgcctcttcgtgtccgagccttaaacatcaccatccacacgaaccttaatagccaaattcgggtagcccaagatgaggctctcaaggttgaaaacctttcacacgagctcttgaacattctcgtctctcgattcgaaattagggagaccggactccgatattacgccggaaggatttgggtgcctagttatggggacctacgaagccttattttagacgaagcccataagtcacgatactcgattcaccccgatgccaataagatgtaccacgaccttaaacaactatattggtggccgaacatcaaaagggacgtagctacttatgttttcaagtgtttgacatgttccaaagtcaaagccgaacaccaaagaccgtacggactacttcaacaacccgagatcccgcaatggaagtgggaaaggataacgatggattttatcaccaagctaccaaaaacgacgggcggttatgataccatttgggttattgttgaccgtctcaccaaatccgcacacttccttgccatgaaagaaacggacaaaatggagaaacttgcacaactttacattaaggagatcgtagcccgacacggtgtacccttatcgattatctccgaccgagatggccgtttcgtttctagattttggcgtacattgcaagaagcgttgggaacgcgtttagacatgagcaccgcatatcatcctcaaatcgatggacaaagcgaacgtacaattcaaaccttagaggacatgttacgagcttgcgtggttgatttcggaaaagcttgggacaagcacttacctctcgccgagttctcttacaacaatagttatcacgcgagtattaaagccgcaccttttgaagcgctatatggccgaaaatgtcgttcacctctttgttgggccgaggtaggcgacgtgcaaatcaccggacccgaactcattcacgaaaccaccgagaaaatcgttcaaatccgagataggcttcggacggcccggagtcgtcaaaagagctataccgacaaatgacgcaacgatcttgaatttcaagtcggtgacccagtaatgttaaaagtcgcaccttggaagggtgtaatccgttttgggaaacgcgggaagctgaatccaaggtatattggtcctttcgaaatcttggagcgtattggaaccgttgcttatcgtttagatcttccgcctcaattgaactccgttcatcctaccttccatgtatctaacttgaaaaagtgtcttgccgaacccgatatcgtcatccctctcgaggaacttactattgatgacaaacttcattttgtggaggaaccggttgaaattgtggacacctccgtcaagacattgaaacaaagccgaatcccgattgttaaagtccgttggaacgccaaaaggggacccgagtttacttgggaaagacaagatcaaatgcaaaggaagtatcctcatctattcgtgaattcggaaacgcaagatctcgaggaagaaacaacgactactacgcctacttaaatttcgggacgaaatttcttttaaggagtaggtaatgtaacatcccgcctttttccggttactttccgtttaactattttaaagtccgttatatatttataacatctttcgttaatacgcgttttaaattatctcgattaggtaattcacgcacccgattcaaacttgagggactaaaattgacacggggcaaactagttgactaggtcacctagtccaccccaatcaccaccattcaaccatctccatctctctctctttctctctagcaagaacacacacacaatttccaaattcattcaatcatcatctaaattcgatctaggaggcttgcaacaaaataaattacatattcgtgatcctctcttcatcctcttcattttggtaccaacttcatctcgtttgggtaacatttctaaaactctagatttctctaaattcgtgtttttgacttgaaatggtgttagttagtgtctatggctcattgtgatgtcgtgtatgtaatttgtaggctcgatcttgttatttggtgtaactagcatgaacacttgaaatgggttagtttaacctttgattttgaatgataaaatgtgtttagatgttaatggttgtgtgttcaaagtgttagttacttcattaacttcgttttggtgtgttgattgacatgaaaaccttacattaacatgattattggttttgagattttggttagggtttgataagctttatatgaaattttgatgtatcaaatgctatgaaatattgttgataagtgttttgttgtaacgtgtgtttgattaccttcgaaacggcatatcatacatgtaaattggttacccgaatcatgaaatgcgtttttagaacatgaacctttgattatgaacgtttgatgcggttttgggttgttgtaggtgttaaattacttgttgaaatgtgtttagttgtcttcctcgtcaaattaccttcctaacggtataaaatacttgacttgattgtttgcggatcataaattgtgtttatttggtttttggttcgtgcacttaggagttctgcatcagacttgaaatccaacctggacgccgtcccagtattcaaagctggacgccgtccagaaagtctggacgccgtcccagccttcaaagctggacgccgtccagaaaatctggacgccgtccagatacactggcaggctactgtcttcgttggtcgttttacggaaaatgtttgctatgctatggacctccgattcacatgtaacttgttctaacatgctcatatatgattaaaaacctcagaaaaatagttcgggacccgacccgaacgtgttgactttttcgttgactttgacccgaccaagttgacttttaatcaaatttaaccaaatgtttgtgcaatcgttctaacatgcttttatacttgtaccttgcatgaaacatgacaatttgattcacatgctattatgatcgagtcttaacgagccataggactaattgaacatctttgaccaatcgtgactatcgttattgatacaacctatttgtttaggtcaagactagcattgttctttgcacacgtttacttgttgaagtactttactactcgtgcactcaaggtgaaatcatagtcccacttttactctttttgaacttacatttgggatgagaaaacataaacatttcttttactaagtgaacacaagtacaggaaaacaacattctacatacgagtttagaacaaaatcctcaattcgattatcattagttacacttgccgggtgtaagcgagaacttatgttgtatggatccatatgggtttgacaaaccctcattcaaacggttcgctaccgtttacgaatgaaatgtattttcgagaaacagtgtacgttctaacactattgtgatggggttctatggaaggaatgttaagcattgataattgggtgctcgtgaaacaaacttttggaatgtattactattatctcattgttgcaaatcttgtggttcacttgtacttatttacttaaacctatgatttcaccaacgttttcgttgacagatttctatgtttttctcaggtccttgaacgatacatgatacatgcttccgctcattattttgatacttgcattggatgtcgagtatatatgcatacatggagcgtcttttggctacttttaaattgtgtcgcataagtttcatttgtacttataactttgtaacgtaacttgtggtggaactattctcgtaaactttgaacaatctttacatttgaaatgaatgcgacatatcttttggtcaaacattgttttaaagacttatgaccacgtaacgggacctaagtagacggcgccgtcaatgacgattttgtcgggtcgctacaggatGGATTATATTAATTGGGTTAATACAAGGGTTTGGAAATATTTATCGTATCGGGTGGCGATTCCCTATCTGGTAACACATATTACACTTCGAGTGCAATTGGTTCTACGCCACTTATCTTTGCAAGAACCGAAAGAATGTAAAGAAGAATTCATGAACGTGATCTATAATAATATTGGCAAAGCTCGACTACAGTCGAGGGTGGCAAAGCATCCCTCTGCTACCCTACTAGCTCCGCCCCTGTGGATTATATTTTGTCAAATTGATTGTCGGAGATAACATATATGTATGGGGTAGTTTTTTCTCCTCTCTGAACCTCACATTTCTTCATATATTTATAGACTTTAGATGAGCTAGGATTCTTCTTTATTCAAGGAAGTGCTAAAATAACATACCACATAGTAAAATAACATACCAAAATAACTTACCAAGATATCTTCCATGATATCCTTCTAGATATTGTAGATTCGATATGTGATTCTTAAAATTTTAGTGAGTTTtaatatatgaataatattaacatgtttaaatattaatattgattttatataattatacTTGCTCTATTATGAGGGTTATTTCATGTAACAATTATATCATCCACATAAACAAGAATGTACATGACAGTGCTATCCCGAGAGTAAATAAAAATGAGATGGATGTATCTTTGAGCCTGTAAAGCCGAGATCATAAAGTGACTTGGATAGTCGTTGAAACCAAGCTCGTGGAGCCTGCTTTGACCCATAAATAGACTTATAAAGTAGACAAACATTATCTGGACGATGTGGGTTAGACAATAGACTTATGCAGGAATCACAACTTTAATTTGAACTACTATACCAACAAAAGTACGCAGATAAAAGCAATACGAGATCCTGAAAAATAGACGTAGATACATATTTATACTCGGTCTCCCCTCCCGAAGCAGTTAAACATATGCAATGGCATCGTCCCGCTTACCTAACTTCTTCACAGGAATCACAACAGGAAGTAGGAATCACAGCCCGTGGTGCATTGCATTTTCTGAGATAGTTTTGGGTTTAATAATGAGATTTAAACTTAACAACAACCTTGGGGTTGTGAGACCTAGAACACTTAAATTGCATGCGGCATTAGCACTGATGAACTCATTGATTTCGCTAGCTTTGTGATTCGGCATTTTACTCTTACGCTCAAACGTTTTTACATTTTTGACCATTTTTTATTGATTTTTGTTGGTTTTGATGAACATGTTTTTTCCTTTGTAAACGCTCATAAAAAAACCAATCAAAAAAATGGGCAAAAACGAAAAGACGTTTGAATATAAGATTAATATGTTGAATCATAAAGCTAACAAAAACATTGAATTCATCGATGCTAATGATCGCAAGCTATTTAAGTATCCTAAGACTCACAATCCCAAGGTTGTTGTTACGTTTAAATCTCACTATTAAAACCAAAACCATCTCGGAAAATGCAATGCATCGCGAATTCTGATTCCTCATTCCGTTGTGATTCCTTTATAAAAGTTAGGTAAGGAGGAGGACGACATTGCAGATGTTTAGCTGCTATAGGAGGGGAGACCGAGTATAAGTATGTATCCACGTCTACTTCTCAGGGTTCCGTATTGCTTCTATTTTCGTACTCTTGTTAGTATGGTAGTTCAAATTAAAGTTCAAATTGAGCATTAACAAATTTAGGGGTCGAATCGCGCTCCGCTGCGATTGTTTTTAGCAAggaataaaaaaattaatactaaAAAATCCACGCATAGGTTTCGAACCTGAGTTGCGTGGCCCACAGAGATAGTCGCTAACCGACCAAGCAATATTGTTTTCTTATAATACCGAACTAAATATATATTTAACTACTAAAAATAGCGATTTTTCAATTGTTATAATTACCACTCAAACTGAATATTATTACAATTAAGGGATTTGAACAGTAACAATTGAgtttttctaaatgaatatatatagaaTATGGTCAAATTGAATTTGAATTGAAGTGAGTATTTGACCATGTGCCATTTTCCAACTAAAATAAATAAGAATGGTGTAGATATAATGGTGATAGTTATGTATTTTCTTCTAACTCAAATGTCTAAAAAACTGTTTACTAAACCGTGATTGTTTTATATGTGAAATTGTGAAAAGAGAACGTTATTAAGCTTATTGACTTTCACATCTTAATAATAACGAAATAGAACAGTGGACGATGTACAAAACTACTAGTTAACCATCAAATAGTGTGGAAAATAGTGGTGCAAAATTATGAGTTGGCGATCGAAAGTGGGATAAATGTGGGATGTGTAAAACTACGAGTTGACAATCCTAATAAAAGTGGGAGAAGGAAAAAGTGAAAATCAAAATTTAATTGAATTGTCAGATTGAATCTTTAATGCCTACATGACGAAAATTGTTGTTTGAATGATTGAAAAGTTCTTTGCTAAATTGTTGGTTAAATGTTttatgaatgttttttttttttttttttcgtaaaCAGTGACTCTCACAAGACTTTATAGCTAACCTAAAATGTTTTTAAAATTTTGCAGCTCGAGTTTAAGTGAAAAAAAAGTTTAGAGACTCAATATGATGAAGAGAATTTGAGAGTAGACGCTTCCGCTGAATTGAGATAAAAGGGTAGATCCGCACCCTCATAGAGTGGGCTGTTTCAATAGGAACCAAGAATAGCAAGACCAGAACGAGTAATTATTAGGTAAGAAATACCCACAAACACCTTTCAACCATTTTTTCGAATTCATAAATAATTATACAACTACATATGTCCCTCTTTAAATGAGTGAGTCAACATGTTTAACACATTTGAATACACTTCACATAGAGGTTGACCCGTTCCTATTTTTCAGTCAAATTTTCAGCCAGCCCATTTGACCCGTTAAACATGGAACATAACACAAACAGAACATATTTGCCAACAAGCATTTCGCCAAATTGTATAGAAGTAGCCCACCAAGTGTTTGTAGgttcaaaaataaataaaaaaaacgtgtGGAAGTAGTTGTTGTCCAAAAATATAGAGCACCATAGGTTAATGGGTCAAATTGTCCCTTCAATATATGATGCTTAAGCATAAACAAAAGTACGCGATTCAAGGTTTGTTTAGTGGTTTTCATGAGCCTGAAAAAGGGGCAGACAATTCGGTCACAATCATTACGAAAAGGTCAAAGAAAAGCTTGCAACTAATGTGACGAAGATTGGTTCAGTTGGTAATAAGAAATTCCTAGGTACCGGGAGGATTTGTGAAAGTTCTTGTCGGGTCGAGTGGAAAACAACCTGCTTAAGAGCAAATCGGTGGCGGCTTTAAAGGTGTGCGTTTCACAAAATAAGAACATTTCTAAACGTGCTGGAAAAAGTGTCGCTTTCTTTACAAGATTCGGAAAGCGGCGTCGACTTTGGTGAGGCGGTGCAAAGGCTTTTCCATGAAGATATTACCGAAGATGATGTCGTTGTATTTAGTTCTTTAAACCCACCCAATATTGATGGTAGTAGCCATTCTAAGGGTAGATTCGAGACTATTTACGATAAGGCAATGTAAGGGCTCGAACATAGTCGAGTTGGTAGAAAGCTACTTAAACCGGCGTCCACGTCCAAAAATAGAAAGGGGAAGCTAAAGGTTAAAAGGTTCACGGTGCCGAGTTAGCAAAATTTAATGATGAGGGCATTAAAGTCCTTTGTTATAGGATCATTTCTTGATGTTTGTTGTTGTATGCGTTTCATTTTTGGCGGTTATTTTGCTTTGTGTGGTAGTTTTGTTTGGCCGTCGTTCATGTTGTTCCCGGTAGAGTTCTAGTTTGGGTTGTGTTTGTCTTGGTTCCGATTAGTTACTTTGCATGTTCTCTCGTTATTAAtaaagtttttgtttttttttccacaataaaaaaatatataaacaaaagtaccTTTTCAATCACCACACTACCATTAACACCAGCATTCTTTGCAATCAACTTCATTGGGTAGCAAAGTGCTCTCTTAACAATATCTGCTCCTACCTTTTGTTCATCATTGTCAAGGGTCTCTTTAATACCATCAACCTTAGCAGCAAGTCGAAGTAGGGTGCATCCGCCCCCTACTACAATACCTTCCTCAACAGCTGCCTGTATAATATCCAAAACTCAACCAATTTAAGAATTGATCATGACCGTCAAATGAAGCTTAAATACATCTTTACATATAAAAATAGGTCACAACGTTACCTTCGTCGCATTTAGGGCATCCTCTACTCTGAGTTTCTTTTCTTTTAGTTCCGTTTCTGTTTGTGCACCAACCTATAAAACATGTTGAATTCAAGACAACCTGGTATaaaattgtttattataataatattattattatttatgtatatttCTTTTTTCTTATTACTCACTTGGATAACGGCGACACCACCGGACAATTTGGCGATTCTTTCATTTAACTTCTCTTTTTCATAGTCTTGTTCTGCTGCCTGTAAAATCAGTTAAAATCTTATTAAGTCAATAATTTTGGGAGAGTAAAAAACATGTTAGAAATATATATGAGATGCAATTTATGTAAATGCACCTCAACAAGGTTTCTAATCTGAGCGACACGTTTATTGACCAACTCCTGAGTGCTACCATCACCAACGATAGTAGTTGTATCCTTGGTCAACACCACCTTAGCCGCAAGTCCTAAAACCTCACTCCCAGCAGTCTCTAGGTTTAACCCAACCTCCTCTCTTATCACCGTTGCTGTAATGGGTCAAATAACaagtaaaaatgaaaatatatttgaattGGGTAATGGGTCAAATGGATACTAAAACATTCATCAACAAATGGGAAAACTTGCCTCCAGTAAGAATAGCAATATCATCAAGATATTGACTTTTGCGATCACCAAATCCAGGTGCTTTAAGTGCAGCAATTTTAAGTGAACCTCGTAACTTGTTGACTACAAGAGTAGCAAGGGCTTCCTGTTCAACGTCTTCTGATATAATCAATATCGGGTATCCTCCCTTTATAGCATCTTCCAAAACACCAACTAAGTCTCTTGCATTTGTAATCTTCTTATCAACCAAAAGCAGCTGGGTCCCATCAACATAAAATTAGAACACAAAACTAGAACAATGATAGAATATTACAATTTTTGCAGACATGATGTTATAATTACCTTGCAGTTTTCAAACTCGACGGTCATTTTCTCGCTGTCGGTAACGAAATAGGGAGAAAGGTAACCACGATCAAATTGCATGCCTTCAACAACATACATGAAGTTATCAGCACTTCTTCCTTCTTCAAGA is from Rutidosis leptorrhynchoides isolate AG116_Rl617_1_P2 chromosome 10, CSIRO_AGI_Rlap_v1, whole genome shotgun sequence and encodes:
- the LOC139871272 gene encoding chaperonin 60 subunit beta 1, chloroplastic, producing the protein MAKELYLNKDGSAVKKLQAGVNKLADLVGVTLGPKGRNVVLESKYGSPKIVNDGVTVAKEVELEDPVENIGAKLVRQAASKTNDLAGDGTTTSVVLAQGLINEGVKVVAAGANPIQITRGIEKTTRALVEELKRMSKEVEDSELADVAAVSAGNNIEVGNMIAEAMSKVGRKGVVTLEEGRSADNFMYVVEGMQFDRGYLSPYFVTDSEKMTVEFENCKLLLVDKKITNARDLVGVLEDAIKGGYPILIISEDVEQEALATLVVNKLRGSLKIAALKAPGFGDRKSQYLDDIAILTGATVIREEVGLNLETAGSEVLGLAAKVVLTKDTTTIVGDGSTQELVNKRVAQIRNLVEAAEQDYEKEKLNERIAKLSGGVAVIQVGAQTETELKEKKLRVEDALNATKAAVEEGIVVGGGCTLLRLAAKVDGIKETLDNDEQKVGADIVKRALCYPMKLIAKNAGVNGSVVIEKVLSSDNVKFGYNAATGKYEDLMAAGIIDPTKVVRCCLEHASSVAKTFLTSDAVVVEIKEPEPIVAGNPMDNSGYGY